The Gemmatimonadaceae bacterium DNA segment TGGTCGGGGCGGTCACGGCGGCATTGTATATGGTATAGCATATACGATATGTTTGGCGCAGTCCGTTGGCAACCGTTGCATCCCCCCACTCGACTTCCCGTGAGCGCTCCCGCCGTCGTCGCCCGCCTGAGCACGATCGATCGCTTCCTGCCGCTGTGGATCTTTGCCGCGATGGCGACTGGCCTTGGCCTCGGCCGCGTCTGGCCGGGGCTCGGCGCCGCGCTCGACGCCGCGCAGGTGGCCGGCGTGTCCGTGCCGATCGGCATCGGCCTGCTGTGGATGATGTATCCCGTCCTCGCCAAGGTGAAATACGAGAGCATCGGGCGGCACGCGGCCGACACCAAGCTGCTGGGCACCTCGCTGCTGCTGAACTGGGTGATCGGGCCGCTGGTGATGTTCGCGCTGGCGTGGACCTTCCTGTCGGACCTGCCGGAGTACCGCAACGGCCTCATCCTCATCGGCCTCGCCCGCTGCATCGCGATGGTGCTCATCTGGAACACGCTGGCCTGCGGGTCGAATGAAATCGCCGCCGTGCTCGTGGCGCTGAACTCGGTGTTCCAGATTCTCACCTATTCGTTCCTCGGGTATCTCTTCCTCGTCACGGTGCCGGGCTGGATGGGCGTCGAGGGGGCGGCGCTGGACATCTCGATGGGCGAGATCGCCAAGAGCGTCGGGATCTTCCTCGGCATCCCGCTCTTTGCCGGCTGGTTCACGCGGCGCACGTTAGTCGCGCGCCGCGGCGACGGCTGGTACGAGCGCGTGTTCCTGCCGCGCATCGGACCGACGGCGCTGCTCGGGCTGCTCTACACGATCGTGCTGATGTTCGCGATGCAGGGGCATCGGATCATCGAGGCGCCGCTGGACGTCGCGCGCGTGGCCGTCCCGCTGACGCTGTACTTCCTCGTGATGTTCGGCCTGGCGTTCTGGCTGTCCAAGCGCCTCGGCTTCGATTACCCGACGACGGCGTCGCTGTCGTTCACGGCGGCGGGCAACAACTTCGAGCTGGCCATCGCGGTGGCCATCGGAACCTTCGGCATCGCCTCCGGTGAGGCGCTGGCGGCGGTGATCGGTCCGCTGATCGAGGTGCCGGTGCTCGTGGCGCTGGTCTACGTGTCGCTCTGGGCGCAGCGCCGCTACTTCCCGGGCGCGCTGGCGTCGTAGCGCGGTGCCGGTGCGGGCGCGGCGAGATCAGGCGGCGTCTGCGTCGTCAGGTCCGTACACCGCGCCGTCGGGCCCCACGACCTCCACCGGCGCGCCGGCCACTTCCGCGAGCAGGCCGGCCTTGCGGCTCGCGCCCCAGAGTTCGAGGCGCAACGGCGCGTTGGTGCGCCGCGGCACCGGCGTGATGCGCATCGCGCGCTCCAGCCACCGCACCTTGAGCTTCTCCACCGCGCGGACGTGTCCGCGATCGAAGCCATCGGCCACGCGGAGGATCGCGCTGAGCCGTCGTACGCGCTCGCGCGTCTCGCGGTCCAGCGCCCAGTAGGCCGTGTGCTTGCGCTTGGGTTCGCTGCCGCGGTGGTAGCGCGCCACGTGGGCGATCACCATCTGCTCGTCCGGCGGGATGCCGAGCAGGTCGGCGTGCTGGATGAGATGGAACGAATGCTTGTGGTGGCCCTGGTAGTTGATGTGGTACCCGACGTCGTGCAGCAACGCGGCGTCGGCCAGCGTCTGGCGCTCGGAGGCATCGCAGCCGAGTCGCGCGCCGATGGCATCGAAGAGCTGCAGGGCCAGCGTACGCACCTGCTGCGAGTGCGGCGCCTCGTAGTGGCAGCGCTCGGCGAAGGCCAGCACCGAGCGAGCCCGCGCCTCGCCGGGGTCGGCGATCACCGCCTTCACCCGGGCCGTCTCGAGCAGCAGTCCCTCGCGGATGCCGTAGCCGCTGGCCGTGAGCTCGCGCGGTTCCACGCGGGCCAGCACTTCCGCCGCCACCGCGAGACCCGCGACAATGATGTCCCTGCGGCCGGGATTCAGGCCTTCGACCTCGATGCGCTCCTCCGGCGTCATCGCGCTGAGCTGCTCGAGGATGTGCTCCAGCTCGTGCCGCGGGATGCGCGTGCCGTGGACGCTGCGCACGCGAATGCCTTGCCGCGCGAGGAACATCCCCGCGAGGTTCGTGAACGTGCCGCCGGAGCCGATCACCTCGGCGCCGCGCCAATCGCGCACCGGCAGCGCCTTGCGGATGGCCTCGCGCACGTGCTTGCGCAGCTTCTTCACGCCCTTGGGGCCGTCGCGGTCGGAGAGGAATCGCTCCGTCATCCGGATGGCGCCGAAAGGGAAGGTGAGCAGTCGCTCGACAAGGCCTTCGGCCGCCAGCGCGAGTTCCAGCGATCCGCCGCCGATGTCCATCACTACCGAGCGTCCGACGCCCAGTTCGAAGTGCGCCAGCGCCGAGCGGAAGGCGAGCCGCGCTTCTTCCTCGCCGTCGAGGATGCGCACGCGCAGGCCGGTCTCGCGGCGCACGCGGCTGAGGAAGGCCTGTCCGTTGGCGGCGTCGCGCACGGCGCTGGTGGCGACGGCTTCGATGCGCTTGGTCCCGATCTGCCGCGCCAGCGTAGCCATCCGACCCAGCGCCTCGACGGCTTCGTTCACGTGCGACTCATCGAGGCGTCCGTGCTTGGCGAGGCCGGCACCCAGGCGCGGTGCTGCCTTGAGCTCGTCCACGACGCGGATCGTGCCGTCCGGCGAGACGTCGGCGACGATCTGGCGGATGGAGTTGGAGCCGATGTCGATGGCGGCGATGCGCTGCTCGCGCTCGTCGCGGACGGGGCGGTACGGGCCCTCGGTCGACTTCGGCAGGGTCACGGCGAGCGGGGTGTGGGGCAGGTTCCGGGGCGCAGCGCGGCGAGGCGTTGCCGCTGGCGGTTGGCGACCGCAGTTGGCAGTGCTGCGTAGCCTAGTTCCCCGGCCATCCGGGCGCCATCGTCGAGCGCCCAGCGCGCAAAGGCGATGAAGTGCGCCGCCTTGGTCGCGTCACCGAGCGCCGCGTCTGCGATGATGCGCGTGACGCCGACGGCCGGGTAGGCCGCGGCACCGCTAGCGCCGATGGCGCCCAATGCCGTGTCACTGGCGGTGGGCGAAAGCAGCTCGGCGACGGCGGCCGCGGCGGACGTCGCGCTTGGGAGCACGAAGGCTCCGCTGGCATTGCGCAACGCCGCCACGGCGAGGCCGGCCTGCGCCGCGTACGTCTGCTCCACCACGCCGATCGCGCCGGCCTGCGTGGCGATGGCCGCCGTGATGCCTTCGTTGCCCTCGACCTGTGCCGCCGCCGACGTCAGGGCGCGCGCGCTGCCGGCGGCGCGCCAATGCGCGCTCTGTTCCAGGTACTGCGCGAACAGTGCGCTGGTGCCCGTGACCCGTGCGCGCTGAACCACGCGGATGGGTAGGGACGGCAGCGTCACGCCGGGATTGAGCGCCACCAGCGCGGCGTCGTCCCAGCGTGAGATGCGGCCGGTGAAGATTCGGGCGAGTACGTCGGCGTCCAAGCGCAGCGGGGCGGAGAGTCCGGGGACGCGATAGGCCACGGCCACGGCACCGGCCACCATCGGGATCGCGAGCGGCCCGCAGAAGCTGCGGGCCTGCTCCTCCGCCGTCAGCGGTCGGTCGGCCGCGCCAAAGTCCGCCTCGCCGGCGAGCAGCATCCGGATGCCTTCGGTGCTGCCGACGGAGAAGTAGTTGATCCGCACGCCCGAGCGCCGGCCGTAGTCGGCGAACCAGCGGCGGTACAACGGATACGGAAACGTCGCGCCCGCCCCGACGAGGTCGATGCCGCCCGACGGCTGCGGCGGGGTCGGGCGGGAGCGGATCCACTCCACGCCGATGGCGAAGCCAGCCAGGACGCCGAGCCAAGCGAAGGCGACGGTGCGCAGGACGCCGGTGGAGCGGGGGGGCTGCACCGTCAATTGGCGCCCAGTTCGTTCTGCAGGCCGAGCAGCTTGTGGATGCCATCGCGCTCGATGAGCGTCTTGGCCAGCCAGATGGTCTCCTCAAAACCGTTGCGCCGAATGACGACGGCACAGGGGCCGTACACGCTGCTGCGGCCGACGCGGCGCGGCTCGTCCGAACACTGCGTGCGCAGGACCGTCGCCGGGCCCTTGCCGGCGGCGACCAGTGCGCGGGTCAATCCGCGGCCGGTCTGCGCCATAATCAACTCCCAACCGATGTGCGGCGGCATACCGCTCGCGCCTTCGGTGCTCTCGGGGAAGTACAGATAGGCGTATTCAGCCCGCGAGACGATGAGCGGCGTCATCGCGAGCGTGTCGCCGGCCACGAGCAGTTCCCAGTAGCGGCGGATCAGTGCGTCCGTGGTTGGCGCGCCGCCCGTGAGGCGCGCCGGCGCCGGCCCGCTGACGGTGGCCTGGAAGCGCCGGAGATTCTCTTCCGGCGAGAAGACGCTGTCGACGACGTAGCCGGGCGTCTTGCGCAAGGAATCCTGCGACGCGATGAGCACGCCGTCGGAGCGCCACTCGACCATCTTCGGGTCGATGCCGCGCGGGATGGGTTGACGCACGATGCCGTCGGCGTCCGGGCGCTCGCCGCACGCGGCAGCCAGCAGGACGGGGACGGCGAGCAGGAGCAGGAGGGACAAACGAAGCGCAGGCATCGGGCACTGGGGGAGGAAAGTGAACCCGGGGGGCCGCCATCGCATCGATGGCGACCCCCCGGGGAACCTACGAGAAGGAGCTAGTTTCGGAAGTACGTCGTCCAGCCGCTGTACCAGGGCGTGGCCACATCGGGCTGGACCGCGCCGCGGAAGGTCGTGCCGGCCAGCGTGCCGCCGAAGAAGTTGCTGACGCGATTCGGGATCAACCCGGGGAGCGTGGCTCCGGTGCCGCCGGTGCGCAGCGCCGAAACGGCGGCCGGGCGCCAGTCGAAGTTGAAGCCGTTGCTGATCGTGGTCGCCGCGGTCGGCAGGCTGACGAACAGCGTGTGCGCCGCATCAGCCGACGTCTCCAGATTGCTGGTCGTGAAGCGGTCCGCCGTGCCGAAGCGGTTCGTCATCCCAGTGGTGTCGAAGGTGCGCGGGTTATCGATGAACAGGGTGTTGACGATGTTCAGCGAGTCTTCCGTGATGCGGGTGCTGGTCTCCGGATCGAAGACCGAGAGTCCGGCCTCGGGCCAGCGGCCGACCACGCCGTTCATAAAGACGCCGCCGGTACCGCGGCGGACCAGCATCCCGACGCCACCGTCGCCGTTCGGACGCACCGGCAGCACGCCCGGGCCCGGGCCGATGATGGTGTAGTTGGCGAACACCGGCATCGAGTACGGCGTGGAGTTGAAGCCGGCCGCGCAGGTGCCTGCCGCCGAGCCGCAGCCGTCGATCTCGAAGCCGTTCTGCTCGCCGGAGAGCGCGCCCGGGTTGCCGGGGCGCGGCGAGACGCGGGGGCCGGTCTGCAGGGCGATGATGTACTGCACGCGGCCGCGGTAGCCCTCCGCGGCGTCGAAGTGGTCGTCACCCGACTCGTAGGACACCAGGTAGCGGCCGTCCACCGTGCCGCCGAACCACTCGAACATATCGTCGAGGCCACGGATGGCCTGGTTGTACTCGAAGCGCGTGGCGCTTCCGACGGCGTACATCGAGTAGGAGTTGAGTTCCACGTTCAGGATGGCCGCCGCACCCGCGAACTCGACGCGGGTGTAGACCATCGAGCCCGAGTTGTCGTTGTCGAGGTTCCCGCCGTTCCAGCTGACCGTGTCGGCCGGCGCCGGACCCTCGACCACGGTACGGCCGGTGCGGTTGGAGCGCGCGTTGCCGACGAGGATGACGCCGCCCCAGTCACCCGGGAAGCGGTTGCCGGCGGCCGCCGACGACGTGAAGATGATCGGATCGTCGGCCGTGCCCACGGCCTCGATGCGCGAGCCGCGCAGCACCATCAGCGCCGTCACCGGCGGCGCGGTGCCGGCGGTGATGTTGCCGCCGATGACGCGCGTGCCGGCCTCGATGGTCAGCGTCGCGCCATTGGCCACCGAGACGATCTTGGTCAGCTGGTAGACGTTGTCGTTGACCCAGGTGGTGTTCGTCGTGATGTCAGCCGTCACCTGCACGATCGGGCGGTCCGGGGTCCGCACGCCGGACTCGGCCGCGTACGGGCCGTTCTCGCCCGTGCGCACCGCGCGCACGCGGTAGCGATAGTCCGTCTCGGCGTCGAGCGTCGCGTCGGTGTACGTCAGCGCGGTCGTGACGCTGACCTGCACGAAGGTGCCGCCGCTGGTGCCGGGGGCGCGCTCCACCTCGTACGCGCCCGCGCCGTTCACGGCGGACCAGGTGATCTGCACGCTGGTCGGGCTCAGGGCCGTGACCGACACGCCGGTCGGGGCGACCAGGGCGACCGGTCCGGACGGACCGTCGTCGCTGCAAGCAGCGAGCATCGCGATGCCGGCGACGGCGGAGAGCCGCAGCGCCCAGCGCGAGAGGGAGATGGACATAGGGAGGGTCTCGGTTGGGATGAATGCCACGAGGGGACGGCCCGCTCGGACCGTCCCCTCAATGAACCGGAGTTGCGTAATCGCTTGGCGACCCTTCCGTCACGGTCGCGTCAAGACGCCTCGCTCAGCGCCAGGACACACCCATCGCGAACTGCCGCCCGGAGCGGAACGACTCGCGCGTCACCGGACCCTGCGTCAGGCGATACGGCGCGTCGAGCAGGTTGCGGGCGTCGAGCTTCCACGCCCAGCGCTCGCCCATCGGCAGGCGCAGCGAGAAGTCCACCATATGCCGCGGCTGCTCGATCACGTCCGGGAACGGCACCGTGCCGGCGGCGAAGATGCGCGGGCCGACGGCCGAGTAGAGCAGCGTGGCCGAGCTCCCGGCGGCCTTGCCCGTGCGCGAGAGGCCAAGGTTCGCCACCCACGGCGCCTGCCCCATCATCGCACGATTGGCATTCGTGTTCGACGAGGCCCCGTCGCCGACCTCGATCGTCGACTGCATCAGGGTCACGTTGGAGAACACGGCGTACGGCTCCAGCGCCCGCACGAACGCCCCGAGGCCCTTCCGGTACTCCAACTCCACGCCGAGGTTCGTAGCCGAGGCGGCATTGAAGAACGACACGAAGGGCTGGCCCCCCGTGGCCAGGTCGATCCGCTCGATCGGCCGGTCGAAGCGCTTGGCGAAGACGCCGATGCTGAACAGCTCGCCGCTGGCGAGGAAGGACTCGAACTTGAGGTCGTAGTTCTGGATCAGCGTCCGGACGAGGTCGGCGTTGCCGCGGGTGATCTGGCCACCGACCATCTCGAGGTACTGCACCGGGGAGAGCTCGCGGTACTCGGGACGGGCCAGCGTCTGCGAGGCCGAGGCGCGCAACTGCGAGCGCGAGCCGACCTGCAGGTTGAGTACCAACGCCGGCAGCACGTCCACGTTCTGCAGGCGAGACACGAAGCGCGAGGAGTTCGAGAGTGCCGTGCTGACGCTGATGTCCGCATCCTCGACCCGGGCGCCGGCGATCACGCGCAGGCGGTAGCCGATCGGGATCTCCGTCATCAGGTACGCCGCGCCGAGGCGCTCGCTGGCGTCGTAGATGCCGTCCTCGGCCACGTTGATGATGTTGAAGACGTCGTCGCTGCCTGACGTGAAGCGCCCGTCGAAGAGCTCCTCCGCCGGCCGGTTACGATCCGACACCGGCACCGCCGTCGAGACGATCGAGAACTGGCGGTTGAACGCCGAGCGGTTCGTCGTGCGGTACGCCGCGCCGACCTTCACCAGCGGTGCATCCGAGCCGTCACCGAACTGGTAGCGGTAGTTCACCGCCCCGAAGAGGTTGTTCTCCGTGAGGTCGCCGAAGGTGCGGCGCGCCACGTCGGGGTTGCCGTCACTCCAGGCAAAGTCGCCCGTGCCGCCGAACTGCACGTACACGAGGTCCGAGCGGTCCGGCTCCTTGCGCGACACGCCGGCCGTCGAGGCCGTCCAGTCCAACTGCTGGCGGCCGGTGAGCGAGTGCTCGCCCTTGAGCTGCGAGGAGTAAATCGAGCGCTCCACGAAGCGCAGCGTCATCCGCTCCACCTCGGCGAGGCCGAAGCTGTAGGCCGGGCCGTTGCTGCGCCGCGCATCGTTGTCGGAGCTGCGCGTGTAGGTGTTGTTCCACGACAGCAGCGTGCGCGGCGTGACCAGCGAGCTAAAGTTCATCAGGCCGCCCCAGGTCGTGCTCTGGGACGTGCCCTCGCCACGCCAGGACTCCAGGACTTCCGGGCGGCCGTCGCGCTGGATCGGGTTCGCCTGGTAGTCGTCGCGACGGATGTCCTGCGATGCCGAGTACGTGAAGGAGCCGAGGTAGCCGACCTGCACGCCGCCGACCGGGTCCTGCCCGCCCACCGACGCGGCGAAGGATCCCGCCGGCAAGCCCGTCATCTGCGTCGGCGTCCACGCGTTGCGGAGCTGGTTGATGGCGCCGTTGATCTGCTCGCGGCTCGTCAGCTGGCCGACGGCGCCGGCCGAGGCCAGCCCGGTCGGCAGGTTGCGAGCCGAGCCGCCGTAGCCGAGCCACTCCGACCCGACCCGCGGTGCCCCGACGACGTCCTGTCCGGTGACGGCGTCGTTGAAGCCCACCGACGACGAGAACGTGAACTGCCGACGCGCCGGATACTCGCGCGTGCGGATGTCCACGGACGCGCCGGAAAAGTCACCCGACAGGTCGGGCGTAAAGGTCTTGGAGACGTTCACCGACTGCAGCAGGTTCGACGGAAACAGGTCGAGCGGCACGAAGCGCTTCTCCGGTTCCGGGCTCGGCAGGCGCGCACCGTTCAGGTTGGTCACGGTGTAGCGCTCGCCGAGGCCGCGCACGAACACGCTCTTGCCGTCCTGCACGGTCACGCCCGAGACGCGCTGGATGGCCTTGGCGGCGTCGCCGTCCGGGCTGCGCGCGATCTGCTCCTGCGTCGTGGAACTCACGATGCCGGTCGCGTTGCGCTGTTGGTCCAGCGCCTCGTTCACCGAGCCGCGCTCGGCGGCGGCGGTCACGACCTGCGCTGCCAGCTCCAGCGAGGCCTGCGCGAGCGTCACGTCCTGCTCGAGCGCCCTGCCGGCCTCGAGGAACAGCCCCGTGATGGTCTTTGGCGCGTAGCCGATGCGGCGCACCGTGATCGTCACGGTACCGGCGGGAACGCCGACGATCGTGAAGCGGCCGTCGACGCCCGACTGGGTGCCGATGGTGGTGCCCACCACCTGGATGCCGGCGGCGGCGAGGCCTGCCCCCGTCTGTGCGTCGAGGATTCGCCCGACGATGCGTCCGGTGGCTGCCTGTTGGGCACGCGCGGCGCCCAGCG contains these protein-coding regions:
- the arsB gene encoding ACR3 family arsenite efflux transporter, whose translation is MFGAVRWQPLHPPTRLPVSAPAVVARLSTIDRFLPLWIFAAMATGLGLGRVWPGLGAALDAAQVAGVSVPIGIGLLWMMYPVLAKVKYESIGRHAADTKLLGTSLLLNWVIGPLVMFALAWTFLSDLPEYRNGLILIGLARCIAMVLIWNTLACGSNEIAAVLVALNSVFQILTYSFLGYLFLVTVPGWMGVEGAALDISMGEIAKSVGIFLGIPLFAGWFTRRTLVARRGDGWYERVFLPRIGPTALLGLLYTIVLMFAMQGHRIIEAPLDVARVAVPLTLYFLVMFGLAFWLSKRLGFDYPTTASLSFTAAGNNFELAIAVAIGTFGIASGEALAAVIGPLIEVPVLVALVYVSLWAQRRYFPGALAS
- a CDS encoding Ppx/GppA family phosphatase — protein: MTLPKSTEGPYRPVRDEREQRIAAIDIGSNSIRQIVADVSPDGTIRVVDELKAAPRLGAGLAKHGRLDESHVNEAVEALGRMATLARQIGTKRIEAVATSAVRDAANGQAFLSRVRRETGLRVRILDGEEEARLAFRSALAHFELGVGRSVVMDIGGGSLELALAAEGLVERLLTFPFGAIRMTERFLSDRDGPKGVKKLRKHVREAIRKALPVRDWRGAEVIGSGGTFTNLAGMFLARQGIRVRSVHGTRIPRHELEHILEQLSAMTPEERIEVEGLNPGRRDIIVAGLAVAAEVLARVEPRELTASGYGIREGLLLETARVKAVIADPGEARARSVLAFAERCHYEAPHSQQVRTLALQLFDAIGARLGCDASERQTLADAALLHDVGYHINYQGHHKHSFHLIQHADLLGIPPDEQMVIAHVARYHRGSEPKRKHTAYWALDRETRERVRRLSAILRVADGFDRGHVRAVEKLKVRWLERAMRITPVPRRTNAPLRLELWGASRKAGLLAEVAGAPVEVVGPDGAVYGPDDADAA
- the pstS gene encoding phosphate ABC transporter substrate-binding protein PstS; this translates as MQPPRSTGVLRTVAFAWLGVLAGFAIGVEWIRSRPTPPQPSGGIDLVGAGATFPYPLYRRWFADYGRRSGVRINYFSVGSTEGIRMLLAGEADFGAADRPLTAEEQARSFCGPLAIPMVAGAVAVAYRVPGLSAPLRLDADVLARIFTGRISRWDDAALVALNPGVTLPSLPIRVVQRARVTGTSALFAQYLEQSAHWRAAGSARALTSAAAQVEGNEGITAAIATQAGAIGVVEQTYAAQAGLAVAALRNASGAFVLPSATSAAAAVAELLSPTASDTALGAIGASGAAAYPAVGVTRIIADAALGDATKAAHFIAFARWALDDGARMAGELGYAALPTAVANRQRQRLAALRPGTCPTPRSP
- a CDS encoding fibronectin type III domain-containing protein, producing MSISLSRWALRLSAVAGIAMLAACSDDGPSGPVALVAPTGVSVTALSPTSVQITWSAVNGAGAYEVERAPGTSGGTFVQVSVTTALTYTDATLDAETDYRYRVRAVRTGENGPYAAESGVRTPDRPIVQVTADITTNTTWVNDNVYQLTKIVSVANGATLTIEAGTRVIGGNITAGTAPPVTALMVLRGSRIEAVGTADDPIIFTSSAAAGNRFPGDWGGVILVGNARSNRTGRTVVEGPAPADTVSWNGGNLDNDNSGSMVYTRVEFAGAAAILNVELNSYSMYAVGSATRFEYNQAIRGLDDMFEWFGGTVDGRYLVSYESGDDHFDAAEGYRGRVQYIIALQTGPRVSPRPGNPGALSGEQNGFEIDGCGSAAGTCAAGFNSTPYSMPVFANYTIIGPGPGVLPVRPNGDGGVGMLVRRGTGGVFMNGVVGRWPEAGLSVFDPETSTRITEDSLNIVNTLFIDNPRTFDTTGMTNRFGTADRFTTSNLETSADAAHTLFVSLPTAATTISNGFNFDWRPAAVSALRTGGTGATLPGLIPNRVSNFFGGTLAGTTFRGAVQPDVATPWYSGWTTYFRN
- a CDS encoding carboxypeptidase regulatory-like domain-containing protein translates to MRRVLTAALLILSLPLGAARAQQAATGRIVGRILDAQTGAGLAAAGIQVVGTTIGTQSGVDGRFTIVGVPAGTVTITVRRIGYAPKTITGLFLEAGRALEQDVTLAQASLELAAQVVTAAAERGSVNEALDQQRNATGIVSSTTQEQIARSPDGDAAKAIQRVSGVTVQDGKSVFVRGLGERYTVTNLNGARLPSPEPEKRFVPLDLFPSNLLQSVNVSKTFTPDLSGDFSGASVDIRTREYPARRQFTFSSSVGFNDAVTGQDVVGAPRVGSEWLGYGGSARNLPTGLASAGAVGQLTSREQINGAINQLRNAWTPTQMTGLPAGSFAASVGGQDPVGGVQVGYLGSFTYSASQDIRRDDYQANPIQRDGRPEVLESWRGEGTSQSTTWGGLMNFSSLVTPRTLLSWNNTYTRSSDNDARRSNGPAYSFGLAEVERMTLRFVERSIYSSQLKGEHSLTGRQQLDWTASTAGVSRKEPDRSDLVYVQFGGTGDFAWSDGNPDVARRTFGDLTENNLFGAVNYRYQFGDGSDAPLVKVGAAYRTTNRSAFNRQFSIVSTAVPVSDRNRPAEELFDGRFTSGSDDVFNIINVAEDGIYDASERLGAAYLMTEIPIGYRLRVIAGARVEDADISVSTALSNSSRFVSRLQNVDVLPALVLNLQVGSRSQLRASASQTLARPEYRELSPVQYLEMVGGQITRGNADLVRTLIQNYDLKFESFLASGELFSIGVFAKRFDRPIERIDLATGGQPFVSFFNAASATNLGVELEYRKGLGAFVRALEPYAVFSNVTLMQSTIEVGDGASSNTNANRAMMGQAPWVANLGLSRTGKAAGSSATLLYSAVGPRIFAAGTVPFPDVIEQPRHMVDFSLRLPMGERWAWKLDARNLLDAPYRLTQGPVTRESFRSGRQFAMGVSWR